The sequence below is a genomic window from Hydractinia symbiolongicarpus strain clone_291-10 chromosome 10, HSymV2.1, whole genome shotgun sequence.
CAAGCTCAATCTTCTATCTTCCTAGATGCAATGACGCAATTTTCGCGTGAAAATATCGCACATGTAGCGAAATGTTTGCTTTTTGTTATTAGTAGTCTTTAAAAGAAGTTAGagaaagaaatgaaaataaacaaatattgtaaaaatttaaaatatataaaatacaaaagaaaaCGTATTGCTTTTTCCATAGTTTAAAAACTATGAAAATCCCTTTTAGGTACAATACTTTTAGGAAGATTGATTTTAGTAAGGGATTTCTTTGTTTAATAATTCCTGTCGCTGAATACTTTTTATCGATCTCAACGAAAAGACAGAAACTTGGTAAGTTTGAGTCACAAGATGTATGGATAGCTAGCTAAGAAATAATGATGATTGTGACTTTACTAAGCACCAAAACAATCGACTGTATAATATGGATGATGGTACAAATTGCCACACACATAGACAAGAAAATGAAAGCCTTCTGCATACAGAATGTGAGCTGTGCATTTTAACGTCAGTGTTATAGGGAAAGATGGTTACTATTTGCAAATGAAAGAACTAAATATTGCaagtgtttatatttttgtcagCTTAATAATCTGTTGGAAAGCAAAAGGTAGGTGagtttaaacatttaaatgcaATACATGGTTAAGCAAGACTCTCTACTTCTTTGCTCATGTGGAACTTAAAAGTTCTGTTTGCGCTAGAGACAAAAAACAGATGAAGAAAACTGGGAAAGTCATTTTCTGActataaataaactttaaaatgtatAAAGTTCCCTAAGCAGCAACCATAATAGCGCCACATGATCGTTCTCTTGTCAAAGAGggttattcaaaaaaaaaataactttagagGAAATATAACGCAATTAATTACACTGCATATAATCGATGCATGACAACGTTAGATCGCCACGAAATATAACGCCTGAGGCCCTTCTGCCCAAACAATGTTTTTCAGACATTTTTTAAGTTGTGTGCTATCAAACCTTCTTGGTCTTCCAAAAGCTAATTGGTTTAGCATAATATCTATGCAGACCACTCAAAATTTCACAATGGTTATAGAATATCAGTGTTTTATTTCAGGCCACAATGTCATCGTTAACGTCACGTCGACCAGTAAAGAATACTGGGTACCGCGTGTGACCGCGACCATACAGTTGCCACAATCAGAGACTATTCATAACATCCTTGGTCAACTTTGCTTTATATTTCACCGCTCATATGAAATGTCTCGATACAAAGAAAACTATCCATGTGAAACACAAGCTAACAACCTTCTTCTATACGAGAAGAAAAGAAGATTATACACAACAACGAAAGATGGGAAACCGATTCGGTTACGTCGATTCGGAATAAAAAACGGAACAGAGTTGATGTTGTATTACTTGTGAAGCTGAACATTCGAATTTGTGTGTGAACGTTAGCTTATTCATAGTAATTTTCGCGTGTTATTACACGCAAAAACGTAGTGAGAAACTTAAATTTTGGTGTAGATAAAATATTTGACAAGATTggtgaattttttcaaaatgcacAAATTATATCTtcgctaaaaataaaatattggagcattcgccaaattaaaccaaaatttctcaatttctttaaaaaatcgtcaaaACAAGCTGCATCGT
It includes:
- the LOC130662807 gene encoding uncharacterized protein LOC130662807; this encodes MKELNIASVYIFVSLIICWKAKGHNVIVNVTSTSKEYWVPRVTATIQLPQSETIHNILGQLCFIFHRSYEMSRYKENYPCETQANNLLLYEKKRRLYTTTKDGKPIRLRRFGIKNGTELMLYYL